A window from Flavobacterium sp. 83 encodes these proteins:
- a CDS encoding Fic family protein: protein MKIIPEILLDDYKKNFPKGLEDKFDALHDAEISNDSFSFYTSVASVFSSKIEGEEIELDSYVKHKRFGIEFLPDYTKKIDDLYNAYSFAKINSLNKTSIAEAHKLLGKHIVTKHQQGKHRIHNMFVTTDDGRIEYVAALPHQVNEEMNAFYEDVESLLKMELIFQEVFYYASLIHLVFVKIHPWDDGNGRTGRLLEKWFLSEKLGEKTWFVQSEKNYYQNHQLYYSNLRRLGLEYESLDYAKAMPFLEMLPKSLLL from the coding sequence ATGAAAATCATTCCCGAAATACTTTTAGACGATTACAAAAAAAACTTCCCAAAAGGATTAGAAGATAAATTTGATGCGTTGCATGATGCTGAAATATCCAATGATTCGTTTAGTTTTTATACCTCAGTTGCATCTGTTTTTTCGAGTAAAATAGAAGGTGAGGAAATAGAATTGGATTCGTATGTAAAGCATAAACGATTTGGAATTGAATTTCTTCCAGATTACACCAAGAAAATTGATGATTTGTACAACGCTTATTCTTTTGCAAAAATAAATTCATTAAATAAAACCAGTATTGCCGAAGCGCATAAACTTTTAGGAAAACATATAGTGACAAAGCATCAGCAAGGAAAACATCGAATTCATAACATGTTCGTAACTACTGATGATGGACGAATAGAATATGTAGCGGCGCTTCCTCATCAGGTAAATGAAGAGATGAATGCCTTTTATGAAGACGTAGAAAGTTTACTCAAAATGGAATTAATTTTCCAGGAGGTTTTTTACTATGCCAGTTTAATTCATTTAGTTTTCGTGAAAATACATCCTTGGGATGATGGCAACGGTCGTACTGGCAGACTATTGGAAAAATGGTTTTTATCGGAGAAACTTGGTGAGAAAACTTGGTTTGTTCAAAGTGAAAAAAACTATTATCAGAACCATCAATTGTATTATTCTAATCTTAGAAGGTTGGGACTGGAATATGAATCTCTGGATTATGCTAAAGCAATGCCTTTTCTGGAAATGTTGCCAAAGTCATTGCTTTTGTAA
- a CDS encoding 3'-5' exonuclease, with product MTFTAIDFETATAFHPCSVGIVTVENGIIVDEFVSLIKPPNNLYSPFTIQVHGIYPRDTVNAKSFAQVYPEIQKRLQNRVVVAHNESFDRNVLAKSMALYNLDYADLNIASRWECTVKIYKAKGLKPTKLSDCCREMKIQLNHHEALSDARACAKLYLLK from the coding sequence ATGACCTTTACTGCAATAGATTTTGAAACCGCAACAGCATTCCATCCTTGCTCTGTAGGTATTGTGACCGTAGAAAACGGAATAATTGTAGATGAGTTTGTCAGTTTAATCAAACCGCCAAATAATCTGTATTCTCCTTTTACGATTCAAGTGCATGGAATATATCCACGCGATACAGTAAATGCAAAGTCATTCGCACAAGTATATCCTGAAATTCAAAAAAGACTGCAAAATAGAGTGGTTGTAGCTCATAATGAAAGTTTTGACAGAAATGTTCTGGCTAAATCAATGGCGCTTTATAATTTGGATTATGCTGATTTGAATATCGCTTCTCGTTGGGAATGTACAGTGAAAATTTATAAAGCCAAAGGATTAAAACCAACCAAATTAAGTGATTGCTGCCGAGAAATGAAAATACAATTAAATCATCACGAAGCGTTATCTGATGCTCGGGCTTGTGCTAAATTGTATTTATTGAAATAA
- a CDS encoding DUF2851 family protein — protein sequence MKEDFLHYLWKFKKFDTLNLKTFNNEEITIINAGQYLELAGPDFFNAQITIDNQKWAGNVEIHLKSSDWYVHHHEKDAGYENVILHVVWEHDTEIFRSNNSEIPVLELKKYVEKETVENYQSLMAPKSWIFCEKQLKEIDEFAFENWQERLFFERLERKSQPVFDLLEQTNKDWEAVLFCLLAKNFGLNTNGEIFLKIAQSIPFSIIRKESFEVENLESLIFGASGLLDSEKEDNYFKDLKFRYFYLLHKYQIEKICIEPVQFFKHRPDNFPTIRLSQLANLYHSQQNLFSKIATLNSLKDIYEIFQVTASGYWLNHYQFDKESPSKKKPLSKSFIDLIVINTIIPLQFAFAKSQGKEISENLIRLLNEVAPEKNAIIDKFSSFGIESKSAFETQSLLQLKNEYCNKSKCLECAVGMELLKKS from the coding sequence ATGAAAGAAGATTTTCTCCATTACCTCTGGAAGTTCAAGAAGTTCGATACTTTGAATTTGAAAACGTTCAATAATGAAGAAATTACAATTATCAATGCAGGTCAATATTTGGAACTAGCGGGTCCTGATTTCTTCAATGCTCAAATCACTATTGACAATCAAAAATGGGCTGGTAACGTTGAAATTCATCTTAAATCTTCGGATTGGTATGTACATCATCACGAAAAAGACGCAGGTTATGAAAATGTAATTTTGCATGTAGTTTGGGAACATGATACTGAGATTTTTAGAAGTAACAATTCTGAAATTCCAGTTTTAGAACTCAAAAAATATGTTGAAAAAGAAACGGTCGAAAATTATCAATCTTTAATGGCTCCTAAATCTTGGATTTTTTGCGAAAAGCAGCTAAAAGAGATTGACGAATTTGCTTTTGAAAACTGGCAAGAGCGTTTGTTTTTTGAACGTTTAGAACGGAAATCCCAACCTGTTTTTGATTTATTGGAACAAACGAATAAAGATTGGGAAGCGGTTTTGTTTTGTCTTTTAGCAAAGAATTTTGGTTTAAATACAAATGGGGAAATCTTTTTAAAAATTGCGCAATCTATTCCCTTTTCAATCATAAGAAAAGAAAGTTTTGAGGTTGAGAATCTGGAATCTTTAATTTTTGGAGCTTCTGGATTATTGGATTCAGAAAAGGAAGATAATTATTTCAAAGATTTAAAATTTCGATATTTTTATTTGTTGCATAAATATCAAATAGAGAAAATTTGTATCGAACCCGTTCAGTTTTTTAAGCATCGTCCGGATAATTTTCCTACGATACGACTTTCGCAATTAGCTAATTTGTACCACAGTCAGCAGAATTTATTTTCGAAAATAGCTACATTAAATTCATTAAAAGATATTTATGAAATTTTCCAAGTGACCGCTTCAGGATATTGGTTAAATCATTATCAATTTGATAAAGAAAGCCCGAGTAAAAAGAAACCACTATCTAAATCTTTCATTGATTTGATTGTCATAAATACGATAATTCCACTTCAGTTTGCTTTTGCAAAAAGTCAGGGAAAGGAAATTTCGGAGAATTTAATACGCCTTTTAAATGAAGTTGCTCCAGAGAAAAATGCAATTATAGATAAATTTAGTTCTTTTGGTATAGAGTCAAAAAGTGCTTTTGAAACACAGTCTTTGTTACAACTCAAAAATGAGTATTGTAATAAAAGTAAATGTTTAGAATGTGCTGTAGGGATGGAATTGTTGAAAAAAAGTTGA
- a CDS encoding amino acid permease, producing MSIWKRKPLAQLLAEAADSEKGLKRTLTAWTLIALGIGAIIGAGLFVRTAMAASQNAGPSVTIAFVVAAIGCALAGLCYAELSSSIPISGSAYTYTYATMGEFLAWIIGWDLILEYAVGAATVGIAWSEYLNNLLVNVLHMSPIPYSLSHSPFQNDPITGEHGMINLPALFIVGVISLLLIKGIQESAFVNGIIVIVKVAIVIMIIVIGWHFVNPANHTPYIPASSIFTDEHGIDHKFGGFWGIIGAAGTVFFAFIGFDAVSTAAQETINPKRNMPIGILGSLAICTVLYILFAHVLTGVATIEDFRTGGKEASVAFAINKYMIGYAWLGQLVTVAILAGFSSVILVMLLGQSRVFYAMGKDGLLPKMFSDLHPKYKTPYKANIAILIIVGAFAAFIPGDIVGDMTSIGTLFAFSLVCVSVIILRKKEPNMVREFKTPFVPLVPILGVITCVLMMAGLGWTNWLRLFAWMAIGVVFYFAYGKKNSVLNNTKE from the coding sequence ATGTCTATTTGGAAAAGAAAACCATTAGCTCAGCTTTTAGCAGAGGCCGCTGATTCTGAAAAGGGATTAAAAAGAACATTAACCGCCTGGACTCTAATTGCATTAGGTATTGGTGCCATAATTGGTGCAGGATTGTTTGTAAGAACGGCAATGGCTGCCTCACAAAATGCAGGACCATCTGTAACTATAGCATTTGTTGTTGCTGCAATCGGTTGCGCATTAGCTGGCTTGTGTTACGCAGAACTTTCTTCTTCAATACCCATTTCAGGTAGCGCTTACACCTACACTTACGCAACAATGGGTGAGTTTTTAGCCTGGATTATTGGTTGGGATTTAATCCTTGAATATGCTGTGGGAGCTGCCACTGTAGGAATCGCTTGGAGTGAATACCTCAATAACTTACTGGTCAATGTGCTCCATATGAGCCCAATACCCTACTCTTTATCACACTCTCCATTTCAAAATGACCCTATAACAGGTGAACATGGAATGATCAACTTACCAGCGTTGTTCATAGTTGGTGTGATTAGTTTATTACTAATAAAAGGAATTCAAGAATCAGCTTTTGTAAATGGAATTATTGTAATTGTAAAAGTTGCTATTGTAATAATGATTATTGTTATAGGATGGCATTTTGTAAATCCGGCAAATCACACTCCTTATATTCCAGCAAGTTCAATCTTCACAGATGAGCATGGAATCGATCATAAATTTGGAGGTTTTTGGGGAATAATTGGAGCCGCTGGAACCGTTTTCTTTGCTTTCATAGGATTTGATGCCGTAAGTACGGCTGCACAGGAAACGATAAATCCAAAAAGAAATATGCCTATAGGCATCTTAGGTTCATTGGCAATTTGCACTGTATTATATATATTATTTGCCCATGTTCTTACTGGAGTAGCAACTATAGAAGATTTTAGAACAGGTGGTAAAGAAGCTTCTGTAGCCTTTGCAATCAACAAATACATGATTGGATACGCTTGGTTGGGTCAATTGGTAACCGTAGCTATTTTAGCAGGATTTTCTTCTGTAATTTTAGTGATGCTATTAGGACAATCCAGAGTATTTTATGCAATGGGTAAAGATGGTTTATTACCTAAAATGTTTAGCGACTTACATCCAAAATACAAAACTCCGTACAAAGCAAATATTGCAATTTTAATAATTGTTGGTGCATTTGCCGCATTTATTCCTGGAGATATTGTAGGAGATATGACGAGTATAGGAACATTGTTTGCTTTTTCATTAGTATGTGTATCAGTAATAATTCTAAGAAAAAAAGAACCTAATATGGTTCGTGAATTCAAAACACCATTCGTACCTTTAGTTCCAATTTTAGGAGTTATCACTTGTGTATTAATGATGGCTGGATTAGGCTGGACAAACTGGCTTAGACTTTTTGCATGGATGGCAATAGGTGTTGTTTTCTATTTTGCTTACGGAAAGAAAAACAGCGTATTAAACAATACTAAAGAATAA
- a CDS encoding helix-hairpin-helix domain-containing protein, with product MDYKTILTYFKFTREQRTGIFLLFVIIVVLQLLYFFVDFNAAIKNYPEKKKWLSLQSQIDSMKTDNSKAISKIYPFNPNFITDYKGYKLGMSVQEIDRLLAFRKENKYVNSSEEFQNVTKVSDSLLNAIAPFFKFPDWVKNKKEFKAYVNDPGQAYAKKGKIVLIDINLATKEDLMKIYGIGEAISVRILKQKESLGAFVSMEQMKDVWGLSPEVVENLNTHFKISVLPNFKKIDINNASLRELSQFCYFRYALAKEIVTYRSMTGDIKNIEDLIKIKGFPVDKANIIGLYLSF from the coding sequence ATGGATTATAAAACAATTCTCACTTATTTTAAGTTCACTCGGGAACAGCGTACAGGTATTTTTCTATTGTTTGTGATTATTGTTGTTTTGCAATTACTCTATTTTTTTGTTGACTTTAATGCTGCTATAAAGAATTATCCAGAGAAAAAGAAATGGCTTTCATTACAATCTCAAATTGATTCCATGAAAACTGATAATTCTAAGGCTATCTCTAAAATTTATCCTTTCAATCCTAATTTTATAACAGACTATAAAGGCTATAAATTAGGGATGTCAGTTCAGGAAATTGACCGCTTGTTGGCTTTTAGAAAAGAAAATAAATATGTCAATTCTTCAGAAGAATTTCAAAACGTGACTAAAGTTTCGGATTCGTTATTAAATGCTATTGCTCCCTTTTTTAAATTTCCAGATTGGGTTAAAAATAAAAAAGAATTCAAAGCATACGTAAATGATCCAGGCCAGGCTTACGCCAAAAAAGGAAAAATTGTTTTAATCGATATTAATTTGGCTACCAAAGAAGATTTGATGAAAATTTATGGAATAGGTGAGGCCATATCGGTTCGGATTTTAAAGCAAAAAGAAAGTTTAGGTGCATTCGTTTCAATGGAACAAATGAAAGATGTTTGGGGATTATCACCTGAAGTTGTTGAAAATTTGAATACTCATTTTAAAATTTCAGTTCTCCCTAATTTTAAAAAGATAGATATTAATAATGCTTCTTTAAGGGAGCTTTCTCAGTTCTGTTATTTTAGATATGCTTTGGCCAAAGAAATTGTTACTTATAGAAGTATGACAGGTGATATTAAGAATATTGAGGATTTAATAAAAATTAAGGGATTTCCTGTTGATAAAGCAAATATAATTGGCTTATATTTGAGCTTTTAA
- a CDS encoding acyl-CoA dehydrogenase family protein, whose product MNFDYNETQFMIAQSIRDFAEKEIRPNIMEWDEAQTFPVPLFKKLGEMGFMGILVPEELGGSGLGYHEYITIVEEISKVDPSIGLSVAAHNSLCTNHILTFGNEEQKKRWVPKLATAEHIGAWGLTEHDTGSDAGGMNTTAKKDGDFWIVNGAKNFITHAISGDIAVVIVRTGEKGDSKGMTAFVFEKGMPGFASGKKENKLGMRASETAELIFDNCRIPDANRLGEVGQGFVQAMKVLDGGRISIGALSLGIAKGAYEAALKYSKERHQFGQPICEFQGISFKLADMATEIEASELLLHKAAFLKQQHKPVTTMGAMAKMYASEVCVKVANEAVQIHGGYGYIKDYPVEKFYRDSKLCTIGEGTTEIQKIVISRNLLK is encoded by the coding sequence ATGAACTTTGATTACAATGAAACGCAATTTATGATTGCACAATCTATAAGAGATTTTGCTGAAAAAGAAATTCGTCCAAATATAATGGAATGGGATGAAGCGCAAACTTTTCCTGTGCCTTTGTTTAAAAAATTAGGTGAAATGGGATTTATGGGTATTTTAGTGCCGGAAGAGCTTGGAGGTTCTGGATTAGGATATCATGAATACATTACCATTGTAGAAGAAATCTCAAAAGTGGATCCCTCTATTGGGTTGTCTGTAGCAGCTCATAATTCTTTATGTACCAATCATATTTTGACTTTTGGAAACGAAGAACAAAAGAAAAGATGGGTTCCAAAACTGGCTACCGCTGAGCATATAGGTGCTTGGGGATTGACAGAGCATGATACAGGATCAGATGCGGGAGGAATGAATACTACTGCAAAAAAAGATGGAGATTTCTGGATTGTTAATGGAGCAAAGAATTTTATTACCCACGCCATTTCAGGAGATATAGCTGTAGTTATTGTTCGTACCGGTGAAAAAGGAGATTCGAAAGGAATGACAGCTTTCGTATTCGAAAAAGGAATGCCAGGTTTTGCTTCAGGAAAAAAAGAAAATAAATTAGGAATGCGTGCCAGTGAAACTGCTGAATTGATATTTGATAATTGTCGAATTCCTGATGCCAACAGATTAGGAGAGGTAGGACAAGGTTTTGTTCAGGCAATGAAAGTTTTAGATGGGGGAAGGATTTCTATTGGAGCATTGTCACTAGGAATTGCTAAGGGAGCGTATGAAGCGGCGTTGAAATATTCGAAAGAAAGACATCAGTTTGGGCAGCCAATTTGTGAATTCCAAGGAATTTCATTTAAGTTAGCTGATATGGCAACTGAAATTGAAGCTTCAGAATTATTACTACACAAAGCGGCTTTCTTAAAACAACAGCATAAACCAGTTACCACGATGGGAGCTATGGCTAAAATGTATGCTTCAGAAGTTTGTGTAAAAGTAGCGAATGAAGCGGTGCAAATTCATGGAGGATATGGTTATATTAAAGATTATCCAGTGGAGAAATTCTATAGAGATTCTAAATTATGTACCATTGGGGAAGGAACTACTGAAATTCAAAAAATAGTGATTTCCAGAAATTTGTTGAAATAA
- the rpsU gene encoding 30S ribosomal protein S21, with amino-acid sequence MLIIPIKDGENIDRALKRYKRKFDKTGTVRQLRARTAFIKPSVTNRIKIQKAAYIQNMRDNLES; translated from the coding sequence ATGTTAATTATACCAATTAAAGACGGAGAAAATATCGATAGAGCGTTAAAACGTTACAAAAGAAAATTTGATAAAACAGGAACTGTTCGTCAATTAAGAGCACGTACTGCTTTTATTAAGCCTTCAGTTACAAATAGAATCAAAATTCAAAAAGCGGCTTATATCCAAAATATGAGAGATAACTTAGAGAGTTAG
- a CDS encoding tyrosine-type recombinase/integrase, with protein sequence MATNKDAFRDYLELEKKYSSHTVTAYCNDIASFELFNTIHFDQEGIEQVNYSQIRTWIVSLVDDDVSNTSINRKIASLKAFYKFLLKIKQIEVSPLLKHKALKKPKILQIPFSEKEVVDVLSHLQNPVGFEEIRNKLIIDLFYTTGMRRTELIHLEMVNIDLSGSTVKVLGKRNKERILPVLPIIINQFSLYLKERSFLLSVVDSDYFFLTKKGLKLNDSFVYRLINSYFSTVSEKVKKSPHILRHTFATHLLNNGADLNSVKELLGHSSLASTQIYTHNSLAELKKVYGDAHPRNQK encoded by the coding sequence ATGGCTACTAATAAAGATGCATTTCGGGATTATCTAGAGTTGGAGAAAAAATATTCTTCACATACCGTTACGGCATATTGTAATGATATCGCTTCTTTTGAATTATTTAATACGATTCATTTTGACCAAGAGGGTATAGAGCAAGTTAATTATAGTCAAATTAGAACTTGGATTGTTTCTCTTGTGGATGATGATGTGTCAAATACCTCGATTAATAGAAAAATCGCATCCTTGAAAGCGTTTTATAAATTTCTATTAAAAATAAAGCAAATAGAAGTGAGTCCGCTGTTGAAGCACAAAGCGCTAAAAAAACCAAAGATATTACAGATTCCGTTTTCAGAAAAAGAAGTTGTAGATGTGTTAAGTCATTTGCAAAATCCAGTAGGTTTTGAGGAAATAAGAAATAAACTCATAATCGATTTGTTTTACACTACCGGTATGCGAAGAACAGAGTTGATTCATTTAGAGATGGTTAATATTGATTTATCTGGCAGTACGGTCAAGGTGCTGGGAAAAAGGAATAAGGAGCGAATATTGCCGGTTTTGCCAATAATTATAAATCAGTTTTCTTTATATTTAAAGGAGCGTTCCTTTTTGTTGTCAGTGGTAGATAGTGATTATTTTTTTCTCACAAAAAAAGGGTTAAAATTAAATGATTCTTTTGTGTATCGATTAATAAATTCTTACTTTAGTACAGTCTCCGAGAAAGTAAAAAAGAGTCCGCATATATTACGGCATACGTTTGCAACTCATCTATTAAATAACGGGGCTGATTTAAATTCAGTAAAAGAATTATTAGGACATTCTAGTCTGGCATCAACGCAAATATACACGCACAATAGTTTAGCAGAACTAAAGAAAGTGTATGGAGATGCTCATCCAAGGAATCAGAAGTAA
- the hpf gene encoding ribosome hibernation-promoting factor, HPF/YfiA family: MKVNVHAVNFAVDKKLVDFVQERMDKLEKYYDKVVSSDVFLKVEKTSDKENKIAEIKINVPGDDFLVKKQCKTFEEAVELSAESLERLLVKRKEKISSHI; this comes from the coding sequence ATGAAGGTAAATGTTCATGCAGTTAACTTTGCTGTTGACAAAAAGCTAGTAGATTTTGTTCAAGAAAGAATGGACAAATTAGAAAAATATTACGATAAGGTAGTTTCTTCGGATGTTTTTTTAAAAGTTGAAAAGACAAGTGATAAAGAAAATAAAATTGCTGAAATAAAAATTAATGTTCCTGGGGATGATTTTTTAGTAAAAAAGCAGTGTAAAACTTTTGAAGAAGCGGTGGAACTATCGGCAGAATCTCTTGAACGTTTGTTAGTAAAAAGAAAAGAAAAGATAAGTTCGCATATTTAA
- the tuf gene encoding elongation factor Tu, with translation MAKETFNRSKPHLNIGTIGHVDHGKTTLTAAITKVLSDAGYCQAKSFDQIDNAPEEKERGITINTSHVEYETANRHYAHVDCPGHADYVKNMVTGAAQMDGAILVVAATDGPMPQTREHILLGRQVGIPRMVVFMNKVDMVDDEELLELVEMEIRDLLSFYEYDGDNCPVVQGSALGGLNNDPAWVPKIIELMEAVDSWIEEPVRDTEKPFLMPVEDVFTITGRGTVATGRIETGIANTGDPVEIIGMGAEKLTSTITGVEMFRKILDRGEAGDNVGLLLRGVDKESIKRGMVIIKPGSVKPHATFKAEVYILKKEEGGRHTPFHNNYRPQFYVRTTDVTGVITLPEGVEMVMPGDNLTINVTLLSPIAMSVGLRFAIREGGRTVGAGQVTEIVG, from the coding sequence ATGGCAAAAGAAACCTTTAACCGTTCGAAACCACACTTAAATATTGGTACGATCGGACACGTAGATCACGGTAAAACTACTTTAACAGCAGCAATCACAAAAGTATTATCTGATGCTGGTTACTGTCAAGCAAAATCATTTGATCAAATTGATAATGCTCCTGAAGAAAAAGAAAGAGGTATTACAATTAATACATCTCACGTTGAGTATGAAACTGCTAATCGTCATTACGCTCACGTTGACTGTCCTGGTCACGCGGATTACGTAAAAAACATGGTTACTGGAGCTGCTCAAATGGATGGTGCTATTCTTGTGGTAGCTGCAACTGATGGGCCAATGCCACAAACACGTGAGCATATCCTTTTAGGACGTCAGGTTGGTATTCCTAGAATGGTTGTATTCATGAATAAAGTGGATATGGTTGATGATGAGGAATTGTTAGAGCTTGTTGAAATGGAAATTAGAGACTTATTGTCCTTCTATGAATATGATGGAGATAATTGTCCAGTTGTTCAAGGGTCTGCTCTTGGAGGGTTGAATAATGATCCAGCTTGGGTACCAAAAATTATTGAGTTAATGGAAGCTGTAGATTCTTGGATCGAAGAGCCAGTACGTGATACTGAGAAACCATTCTTGATGCCGGTTGAAGATGTATTTACTATTACTGGTCGTGGAACTGTTGCTACAGGTCGTATCGAAACTGGTATTGCTAATACAGGAGATCCTGTTGAAATTATTGGTATGGGAGCTGAAAAATTAACTTCTACTATTACAGGAGTTGAGATGTTCCGTAAAATCCTTGATAGAGGTGAAGCAGGAGATAACGTAGGTTTATTGTTGCGTGGTGTTGATAAAGAATCTATCAAAAGAGGAATGGTTATCATTAAGCCAGGATCAGTAAAACCACACGCTACTTTTAAAGCTGAGGTTTATATCTTGAAAAAAGAAGAAGGTGGACGTCATACTCCGTTCCATAACAATTACCGTCCACAGTTTTACGTTCGTACAACGGATGTGACAGGTGTTATTACTTTACCAGAAGGAGTAGAGATGGTGATGCCAGGAGATAACTTAACTATTAATGTTACTTTGTTGAGTCCAATCGCAATGAGTGTTGGTTTACGTTTCGCTATCCGTGAAGGTGGTAGAACTGTAGGAGCTGGACAAGTAACTGAAATTGTAGGATAA